The following are encoded together in the Natator depressus isolate rNatDep1 chromosome 10, rNatDep2.hap1, whole genome shotgun sequence genome:
- the TMEM184A gene encoding transmembrane protein 184A, with product MSNTTHTSMSAPTEGGVGVTSMAGSMLQTRIVPLTDSSHLSPKDDSLLRTLQNYSQDGQQIFLTTSAAQVISGIFVWSALILTIHQIYMHLRNYTIPNEQRYIIRILFIVPIYAFDSWLSLLLIGSHQYYVYFNSVRDCYEAFVIYSFLSLCFEYLGGESTIMSEIRGKPIASSCLYGTCCLQGMSYSIGFLRFCKQATLQFCIVKPLVAILTIVLQAFGKYHDGDFNIHSGYLYITIIYNFSVSMALYALFLFYFATLELLRPFEPVLKFLTIKAIIFLSFWQGMLLAIMEKCGVIPEVQIIDGKEVGAGTVAAGYQNFIICIEMLFAAIALRYAFTCQVYREKKENSTANVAPMQSISSGLKETMSPQDIVQDAIHNFSPTYQQYTQQSMQEAETKAPGQIGHTAPKADGQNRKRSKTIEKRVLMLSDDDL from the exons ATGAGCAATACCACACACACCAGCATGTCTGCTCCCACCGAGGGTGGTGTAGGCGTGACCAGCATGGCTGGCAGCATGCTGCAGACCAGGATCGTCCCTCTGACAGACTCCAGCCATCTCTCCCCTAAAGACGACTCCCTGCTGAGGACCCTCCAGAACTACTCCCAAGATGGCCAGCAAATTTTCCTGACCACTTCGGCAGCGCAGGTGATCTCCGGAATCTTTGTGTGGTCAGCACTGATTCTCACTATCCACCAG ATCTACATGCACCTGAGGAACTACACTATTCCTAACGAGCAGCGCTATATTATCCGCATCCTCTTCATTGTGCCTATCTACGCCTTTGACTCCTGGCTCAGTCTCCTCCTCATTGGAAGTCACCAGTATTATGTGTACTTCAACTCTGTGCGTGACTGCTATGAAG CATTTGTAATCTACAGCTTCCTGAGCCTCTGCTTTGAGTACCTTGGAGGGGAGAGCACCATCATGTCTGAGATCCGGGGGAAGCCCATCGC GTCCAGTTGCCTTTATGGGACCTGCTGTCTACAAGGAATGTCCTATTCCATTGGGTTCCTCAGATTCTGCAAGCAG GCGACGCTGCAGTTCTGCATTGTGAAGCCCCTGGTGGCGATCCTCACCATTGTCCTGCAGGCATTTGGGAAATACCACGATGGTGACTTCAA CATTCACAGTGGATACCTCTACATCACCATCATCTACAACTTCTCTGTCAGCATGGCCCTCTACGCGCTCTTCCTCTTCTACTTTGCCACCCTGGAGCTCCTGCGCCCCTTTGAGCCAGTCCTCAAGTTCCTCACCATCAAggccatcatcttcctctccttctGGCAAG GGATGTTGCTGGCCATCATGGAGAAGTGTGGGGTGATCCCTGAAGTCCAAATCATTGACGGGAAGGAGGTGGGAGCTGGGACGGTAGCTGCTGGCTACCAGAACTTCATAATCTGCATTGAGATGCTATTTGCCGCCATTGCTCTGCGCTATGCCTTTACCTGCCAGGTATACAGAGAGAAGAAGGAAAACTCAACAG CAAACGTGGCCCCAATGCAGAGCATCTCTAGTGGGCTGAAGGAGACAATGAGCCCGCAGGACATTGTCCAGGATGCTATCCACAACTTCTCCCCCACATACCAGCAATACACTCAGCAGTCCATGCAGGAGGCGGAGACAAAAGCTCCTGGGCAGATTGGGCACACGGCACCCAAAGCTGATGGGCaaaataggaaaagaagcaaAACCATTGAGAAGAGAGTGCTGATGCTCTCAGACGATGACCTGTAG
- the PSMG3 gene encoding proteasome assembly chaperone 3: protein MKTSAMAAKPIVTSKQREEVVRGVPTEVVCTAFSNSILVVVTQYGKMGTLVSVDPSTIANDISKPSLTTKVLLGTDEPLIHVCAKNLVTFVSQEAGNKPVLLAVALKDKSMEGIKALQELIRSCQVW from the exons ATGAAGACCTCTGCCATGGCAGCAAAACCTATTGTGACTTCAAAGCAGAGAGAAGAGGTGGTGAGGGGTGTCCCAACAGAGGTGGTGTGCACTGCCTTCTCCAACTCCATTCTTGTGGTGGTGACGCAGTATGGGAAGATGGGAACGCTCGTCTCTGTGGACCCCAGCACAATAGCCAATGACATCAGCAAACCTTCGCTCACCACAAAAGTGCTGCTGGGTACAGATGAG CCCCTCATCCATGTTTGTGCTAAAAACCTGGTGACATTTGTGTCTCAGGAAGCTGGGaacaaacctgttctcctggctGTAGCTTTGAAGGACAAGAGCATGGAAGGAATAAAAGCACTGCAGGAGTTGATCCGAAGTTGCCAAGTGTGGTGA